One genomic region from Serinus canaria isolate serCan28SL12 chromosome 7, serCan2020, whole genome shotgun sequence encodes:
- the RAB3GAP1 gene encoding rab3 GTPase-activating protein catalytic subunit, whose product MAADSEPESEVFEITDFTTASEWERFISKIEEVLNDWKLIGISSGKPLEKGIFTTGTWEEKSDEISFADFKFSVTHHYLVQEPSDKDGKEELGEDALPLPMQDLLCMNNDFPPRAHCLVRWYGLREFVVIAPAANNDAVVSESKCNLLLSSISIALGNTGCQVPLFVQIHHKWRRMYVGECQGPGVRTDFEMVHLRKVPSQYTHLSGLLDIFKTKIGCPLTPLPPVSMAIRLTFVLQDWQQYFWPQQPPDIDALVGGEVGGLEFGKLPFGACEDPISELHLATTWPHLAEGIIVDNDVYSDLDPLQAPQWSVRVRKADNPQCLLGDFLTEFFKLCRRKESTDEILGRSAFDEEGKEVADITHALSKLTEPAPVPIPKLSVTNMVHSAKKKIRKHRGVDESPLNNDVLNTILLFLFPDAADKLAEVFENRASTSAGNNPPPESEDYNLFSQFKSAPSDSLTYKLALCLCMINFYHGGVKGVAHLWQEFVLEMRYRWENNYLIPGLANGSPDLRCCLLHQKLQMLNCCIERKKARDEGKRGSMSDRSPGGASGDGAKGGDHSGDNPDKEKEFGKSWDSWSDSEEEFFECLSDTEDLKGNGQENGKKGAKESVNLKPEGRLHPHGKLMLLHPGEPLYVPITQEPAPMTEDLLEEQSEVLAKLGTSAEGAHLRARMQSACLLSDMESFKAANPGCCLEDFVRWYSPRDYIEEEVIDEKGNKVIRGELSARMKIPSNMWVEAWETAKPVPARRQKRLFDDTREAEKVLHYLAVQKPADLARHLLPCIIHAAVLKVKEEEAVEDISSVKKIIKQIISHSSKVLRFPSPEDKKLEEIIAQIMSVEAIIARARSLKAKFGVEKCENEEEKGDLQRFVNSLLEQPEVSVVGAGRGPAGSIIHKLFVNAQRVPAVPPLEEELRRSGSQEERRQGVQSEFPPPTGREVILRTSVPRPAPYSKALPQRMYSVLTREDFRLAGAFSADTTFF is encoded by the exons GGGATATTTACCACAGGAACATGGGAAGAGAAATCAGATGAAATTTCATTTGCAGACTTCAAATTCTCAGTTACCCATCATTATCTTGTACAAGAACCCAGTGACAAAGATGGGAAAGAAGAGCTGGGAGAAG ATGCCCTTCCTCTGCCAATGCAGGACTTGCTGTGCATGAACAATGATTTTCCTCCTCGAGCCCACTGTCTGGTGAGATG GTACGGCTTACGTGAGTTTGTGGTTATTGCTCCGGCTGCGAATAACGATGCTGTTGTTAGTGAATCCAAGTGCAACCTCTTGCTGAGTTCCATTTCCATTGCACTGGGCAACACTGGCTG TCAGGTGCCACTGTTCGTGCAGATCCATCACAAGTGGCGCCGGATGTACGTGGGGGAGTGCCAGGGCCCGGGCGTGCGCACGGACTTTGAGATGGTTCATCTGCGCAAGGTGCCCAGCCAGTACACCCAtctctcagggctgctggacATCTTCAAAACCAAGATT GGCTGCCCTTTAACGCCTCTGCCTCCAGTTAGCATGGCTATTCGCCTTACCTTTGTGCTCCAGGACTGGCAGCAGTACTTCTGGCCACAGCAGCCACCAG ATATAGATGCTCTAGTTGGGGGCGAAGTTGGAGGCCTGGAATTTGGGAAGTTACCATTTGGTGCCTGTGAAGATCCTATTAG tgaaCTGCATTTAGCTACAACATGGCCTCACCTTGCAGAAGGGATAATTGTTGACAATGATGTTTATTC CGACCTGGATCCCCTTCAAGCACCCCAGTGGTCTGTGAGAGTTAGAAAAGCAGATAACCCTCAGTGTCTGTTGG GTGACTTCCTTACTGAGTTCTTCAAGCTTTGCCGTCGGAAGGAGTCAACTGATGAGATACTTGGAAGGTCTGCATTtgatgaggaaggaaaag AGGTTGCTGATATCACCCACGCGCTGTCAAAGCTCACGGAGCCAGCACCAGTCCCAATCCCCAAATTATCAGTCACAAATATGGTTCACAGTGCCAAAAAGAAGATCCGCAAGCACAGAGGTGTGGATGAGTCTCCTCTGAACAATGATGTGCTCAACACCATTCTCCTG ttcttatTTCCTGATGCTGCTGACAAACTTGCAGAGGTATTTGAAAACAGAGCCAGCACTTCAGCAGGAAACAATCCTCCTCCAGAGAGTGAAGATTAT AATCTCTTCAGCCAGTTTAAGTCTGCTCCATCTGACAGTCTGACATACAAATTAGCTTTATGTCTTTGTATGATAAACTTCTACCATGGAGGAGTCAAAGGAGTGGCACATCTTTGGCAAGAGTTTGTGCTGGAAATGCGTTACAGATGGGAGAACAACTACCTTATTCCAGG ATTAGCTAATGGCTCTCCAGATCTGAGATGTTGTTTACTGCACCAGAAACTTCAG ATGCTAAATTGTTGCattgaaaggaagaaagcaagagatgaggggaaaagggggagcaTGTCTGATCGTTCACCTGGTGGTGCTTCTGGTGATGGTGCCAAAGGAGGAGACCACTCTGGAGATAACcctgacaaagaaaaagaatttggcAAGTCTTGGGACTCATGGAGTGACAGTGAAGAGGAGTTTTTTGAATGTCTCAGTGACACAGAAGATCTTAAAGGAAATGGACAGGAAAATGGCaagaaaggagcaaaagagTCTGTAAACTTAAAACCTGAAGGTCGTTTGCACCCACATGGAAAACTGATGCTGCTGCATCCAGGAGAGCCTCTCTATGTTCCCATAACACAg GAGCCAGCCCCCATGACCGAGgacctgctggaggagcagtcGGAGGTGCTGGCCAAGCTGGGGACGTCGGCGGAGGGCGCTCACCTGCGGGCGCGCATGCAGAGCGCCTGCCTGCTCTCTGACATGGAGTCCTTCAAG GCAGCTAATCCTGGCTGTTGTCTGGAGGATTTTGTGAGGTGGTACTCACCTCGGGACTACATCGAGGAGGAAGTGATTGATGAGAAGGGGAATAAAGTCATTAGGGGCGAGCTGAGTGCCCGGATGAAGATTCCCAGCAACATGTGGGTGGAGGCCTGGGAGACAGCAAAGCCAGTCCCAGCACGGAGGCAGAAGAGGCTTTTTGATGACACCAGGGAGGCTGAGAAG GTACTTCATTACCTTGCAGTTCAGAAACCAGCTGACCTTGCAAGGCATCTCCTGCCTTGCATCATCCATGCAGCTGTACTCAAGGTAAAGGAGGAAG AAGCAGTAGAAGATATATCCTCAGTTAAGAAGATTATTAAGCAGATAATATCCCATTCCAGCAAAGTGCTACGGTTTCCCAGTCCAGAGGACAAGAAGTTGGAA GAAATCATCGCTCAGATTATGAGTGTGGAAGCCATCATTGCCAGGGCAAGGTCTCTCAAAGCAAAATTTGGGGtagagaaatgtgaaaatgaagaggagaaaggagatcTACAAAG ATTTGTAAACAgtctcctggagcagccagaaGTGTCAGTTGTTGGTGCAGGAAGAGGACCTGCTGGCAGCATCATTCACAAGCTGTTTGTGAATGCTCAGAGG GTCCCCGCCGTGCCACcgctggaggaggagctgcgGCGCTCGGGCTCGCAGGAGGAGCGCAGGCAGGGGGTGCAGTCGGAGTTCCCCCCGCCCACGGGCCGGGAGGTGATCCTGCGCACCTCGGTGCCCCGGCCCGCCCCCTACTCCAAGGCGCTACCGCAGCGCATGTACAGCGTGCTGACCCGCGAGGATTTCCGGCTGGCGGGGGCCTTCTCTGCGGACACCACCTTCTTCTGA